A window of the Garra rufa chromosome 10, GarRuf1.0, whole genome shotgun sequence genome harbors these coding sequences:
- the LOC141345026 gene encoding uncharacterized protein → MMAGPHEPPLLPPSGEEEVFFRSYIPPARDAIHLPIHIFYIILASIIIVATLYAIIGHLIKDLIHDVADYVLGEQPEEVPINMCEARDKFMVDWCPETTPELEEMARAEEIRVVMEGARYAPAIWIISDGIEPRAPRTGPRVAFGKNV, encoded by the exons ATGATGGCCGGACCGCATGAGCCTCCTTTGCTGCCCCCCTCTGGTGAGGAGGAAGTTTTCTTCAGGAGCTACATCCCACCGGCTCGAGACGCCATCCATCTGCCCATCCACATCTTCTACATCATCCTGGCCTCCATCATCATAGTGGCGACGCTCTACGCCATCATCGGCCACCTCATCAAAGACCTGATACACGATGTAGCCG ACTATGTGTTGGGCGAGCAGCCGGAGGAGGTGCCCATCAACATGTGCGAGGCCAGAGACAAATTCATGGTGGACTGGTGTCCGGAGACCACCCCGGAGCTGGAGGAAATGGCCCGCGCCGAGGAGATCCGGGTGGTGATGGAGGGCGCCAGATACGCCCCGGCCATCTGGATCATCTCTGACGGGATCGAGCCCAGAGCGCCGCGCACAGGCCCACGGGTCGCCTTCGGCAAGAACGTATAG
- the LOC141344766 gene encoding uncharacterized protein has product MANDETLRSLMFTLSYVLMKRRRDVTSADAQRRREVQRRVAHRQYFHQRHKRMIMMMIAQTSRPTADLPARPTRVWSNIESTDWWERVVMREFQPSDWLEKFRMTKETFFLLCGKLKPRLNRQDTRLRPALPLEKRVAVALWRLASNVEYRTISTLFGVGRSTVCKCVRDVCHAIVLLLRPLYLRTPSEHELEDAARLFATRWGFPHCAGAVGSLHVPIIAPSSNTDNYWNSRGWLSVVTQGAVNGLGQFWDVCAGFPGSTEHSAILQNSTLWARGCDGGFLLHDPPLDFMGRPLGYLMLGDAGYPLKSWLLKSYPESSELTAGQRAFNRKLERARGVVDEAFLRLRARWQCLLKRNDCRMDVVPTMILACCVLHNVCEVHGDEFDERWEEAVRHEESPQPADEVSPSADDRDGEEVRALFCDYFLQQENQQRTLAC; this is encoded by the exons ATGGCAAACGACGAGACGCTGCGCTCGTTAATGTTCACGCTCAGTTACGTGCTGATGAAGCGGCGGCGTGACGTCACCAGCGCGGACGCGCAACGCAGACGAGAAGTTCAGCGGCGGGTCGCGCACAGACAGTACTTTCACCAGCGGCACAAGAGGATGATCATG ATGATGATCGCTCAGACGTCTCGTCCGACCGCTGACCTGCCGGCGCGTCCCACGCGGGTCTGGAGCAACATCGAGAGCACCGATTGGTGGGAGCGTGTGGTCATGAGGGAGTTCCAGCCCTCCGATTGGCTGGAGAAGTTCCGCATGACCAAAGAGACGTTCTTCCTCCTCTGCGGCAAACTGAAGCCGCGCCTCAACCGCCAGGACACTCGGCTCCGCCCGGCGCTGCCGCTGGAGAAACGCGTGGCCGTGGCGCTGTGGCGTCTGGCGTCTAACGTGGAGTACCGCACCATCAGCACCCTGTTCGGCGTGGGCCGCTCCACCGTGTGCAAGTGCGTGCGGGACGTGTGTCACGCCATCGTGCTGCTCCTGCGGCCGCTGTACCTGCGCACGCCCAGCGAACACGAGCTGGAGGACGCCGCCCGCCTCTTCGCCACCCGCTGGGGTTTCCCTCACTGCGCCGGTGCGGTCGGCAGCCTCCACGTGCCCATCATCGCGCCCTCCAGCAACACCGACAACTACTGGAACAGCCGCGGCTGGCTGTCGGTCGTCACGCAGGGCGCCGTCAACGGTCTGGGCCAGTTCTGGGACGTGTGCGCCGGGTTCCCGGGCAGCACCGAACACTCCGCCATCCTGCAGAACTCCACCCTGTGGGCGCGCGGCTGCGACGGCGGCTTCCTGCTGCACGACCCGCCGCTGGACTTCATGGGCCGTCCGCTGGGCTACCTGATGCTGGGCGACGCCGGATACCCGCTGAAGAGCTGGCTGCTGAAGAGCTACCCCGAGTCCAGCGAGCTGACGGCCGGACAGAGGGCCTTCAACCGTAAGCTGGAGCGGGCGCGCGGCGTGGTGGACGAGGCCTTCCTGCGGCTGCGGGCGCGCTGGCAGTGCCTTCTGAAGCGCAACGACTGCCGCATGGACGTGGTTCCCACCATGATCCTGGCCTGCTGCGTCCTGCACAACGTCTGCGAGGTTCACGGCGACGAGTTCGACGAGCGATGGGAGGAGGCGGTGCGGCACGAGGAGAGCCCTCAGCCCGCGGACGAGGTGTCTCCGTCTGCCGACGACCGGGACGGAGAGGAAGTCAGAGCGCTGTTCTGCGACTACTTCCTGCAGCAGGAGAACCAGCAGAGGACGTTAGCCTGTTGA